Proteins co-encoded in one Haloarcula pelagica genomic window:
- a CDS encoding HalOD1 output domain-containing protein, which yields MSYEHLVGRLVETQRSLLGQRAIDIAQSIEGLTVTDDGTVASMTGDRRAVVERLVDSYVSVLGAPAEQRLRSAATEFEAEVVLPENLGGPTEAPADTTEEAAGTVEDAGDGTTGQQIDRPKSTETVVEYSTPSNTTLTGDLDTADDLASVYVIAEDQNGWEWRLTVEDAVLNAVTSATELSVEDVGTLRDYVDATVVEAALRSEGAVSFSFEIEGHHVTLQPDGNVRIE from the coding sequence ATGAGTTACGAACACCTCGTCGGGCGGCTCGTCGAGACCCAGCGCTCGCTGCTCGGACAGCGTGCAATCGACATCGCGCAGTCGATCGAGGGGCTCACCGTCACCGACGACGGCACCGTCGCGTCGATGACCGGCGACCGTCGGGCGGTCGTGGAGCGGCTGGTCGACAGCTACGTCTCGGTGCTCGGCGCGCCCGCGGAACAACGGCTCCGGTCGGCGGCGACCGAGTTCGAAGCGGAGGTCGTCCTCCCCGAGAACCTGGGTGGACCGACAGAGGCTCCCGCCGACACCACCGAGGAGGCGGCCGGGACCGTCGAGGACGCGGGAGACGGCACCACCGGCCAGCAGATCGATCGGCCGAAGTCGACCGAGACCGTCGTGGAGTACTCGACACCGTCGAACACGACTCTGACCGGTGATCTCGACACGGCCGACGACCTGGCGTCCGTCTACGTCATCGCCGAAGACCAGAACGGCTGGGAGTGGCGGCTCACCGTCGAGGACGCCGTTCTGAACGCCGTCACGAGCGCGACCGAACTCTCGGTCGAGGATGTCGGCACGCTCCGGGACTACGTCGACGCGACCGTCGTCGAGGCGGCGCTGCGCTCGGAGGGTGCAGTCTCCTTTTCGTTCGAGATCGAAGGCCACCACGTCACGCTCCAGCCCGACGGTAACGTCCGGATCGAGTGA
- a CDS encoding nuclear transport factor 2 family protein — MDATARLEAYYDALRAGEPLAPFFAADESVVKFGVSERLVGGSEVAAGLRDQTASTTDWTVESHALRVTDRDGYAWFSDAVDLAWTDTERGVGHDFETRWSGTLERRTDGDPDPDGTWLFVGMHVSVASSLD, encoded by the coding sequence ATGGACGCCACCGCTCGCCTGGAGGCGTACTACGACGCGCTGCGGGCGGGCGAGCCCCTGGCTCCGTTTTTCGCTGCCGACGAATCGGTCGTGAAGTTCGGCGTCTCCGAACGGCTGGTCGGGGGCAGCGAGGTCGCGGCCGGCCTGCGCGACCAGACCGCCTCGACGACCGACTGGACCGTCGAGAGCCACGCGCTCCGGGTGACCGACCGGGACGGGTACGCCTGGTTCAGCGACGCCGTCGACCTGGCCTGGACCGACACCGAGCGCGGGGTGGGACACGACTTCGAGACGCGCTGGAGCGGCACGCTGGAACGCCGGACCGACGGCGACCCCGATCCGGACGGGACGTGGCTGTTCGTCGGGATGCACGTCAGTGTCGCGTCGTCGCTGGACTAG
- a CDS encoding amino acid permease: MGDEELAKDLGPLAALTIGVGTMIGAGIFVLPGDAIMQAGSMAAAAFVLGGVIAMFTALSASELGTAMPRSGGAYYYVNHALGPLFGSVAGWANWLGLAFASAFYMVGFGRYIARIFGLSGSVGAGPLSLTYIQLIALVGGAFFVAINYVGAKETGKLQNVIVIVLVAILAAFTLLGTLRADPANLPPARDVVTTLETTGLIFVSYLGFVQITSVAEEIKEPGKNLPRAVIGSVVLVTVIYALVLVIMSAAVPEGFIAGLFENVAPNEPRPIAVVEVGQYLQGALMGGALLFGGLLATASSANASILASSRINFAMGRDRIVTPALNEIHDRFGTPYRAIAITGGLILLFIVVGNLQLLSGAASGLHLIIYGLLNLALIVMRVVAPEEYSPDFTVPLFPVLPILGAVLSFALLAFVPEEALLLTFGIAGAAILWYVGYARTRTEKQGILSEHILSRSEDLPDAAVNAAASVQPDGGQYRVMVPLANPEHEKELITLASAIAKQRGGTVVATHIVTVPDQTALAGAAERADEIDETSAGLLESAREDAETFGVDIETHTIISHRSFEEIFDAAKTHNASLVVMGWGPDSHGSPGRAESAFDELTESVPCDFLVLRDRGFDPSRILLPTAGGPDSDLSAEIAKLLQEEYGSEVTLLNVASGTGTEAEAEARDFLDAWAADHGLSDATLRVETGDVELAIESAAEDASLVLIGATEEGLLRRLMSGSLVLDIVDDVECSVLLAEKHRSRSLLERLFG, from the coding sequence ATGGGTGACGAAGAACTCGCGAAGGACCTGGGGCCGCTCGCCGCCCTGACGATCGGTGTCGGGACGATGATCGGAGCGGGCATCTTCGTCCTGCCCGGCGACGCGATCATGCAGGCGGGCTCGATGGCCGCCGCCGCGTTCGTTCTCGGGGGTGTCATCGCCATGTTCACGGCACTGTCGGCCAGCGAACTCGGGACGGCGATGCCACGCTCGGGCGGCGCGTACTACTACGTCAACCACGCGCTGGGGCCGCTGTTTGGCTCGGTTGCCGGCTGGGCGAACTGGCTCGGCCTGGCCTTCGCCAGCGCCTTCTACATGGTCGGCTTCGGGCGTTACATCGCGCGGATCTTCGGGCTCAGCGGCTCGGTCGGTGCCGGCCCGCTCTCGCTCACCTACATCCAGTTGATCGCGCTGGTCGGCGGGGCCTTCTTCGTCGCGATCAACTACGTCGGCGCCAAGGAGACCGGGAAGCTCCAGAACGTCATCGTCATCGTGCTCGTCGCGATCCTGGCGGCGTTTACCCTGCTGGGGACGCTCCGGGCCGATCCCGCGAACCTCCCGCCGGCCCGGGACGTGGTCACGACACTGGAGACGACGGGACTCATCTTCGTCTCGTATCTCGGGTTCGTCCAGATCACGAGCGTCGCCGAGGAGATCAAAGAGCCGGGGAAGAACCTCCCGCGTGCAGTCATCGGCAGCGTCGTCCTCGTGACGGTCATCTACGCGCTCGTGCTCGTCATCATGAGCGCGGCCGTCCCCGAGGGATTCATCGCCGGCCTGTTCGAGAACGTCGCGCCCAACGAACCGCGGCCCATCGCCGTCGTCGAGGTCGGCCAGTACCTCCAGGGCGCACTGATGGGCGGTGCCTTGCTGTTTGGCGGCCTGCTGGCGACGGCTTCAAGCGCCAACGCCTCGATCCTGGCGTCGTCGCGCATCAACTTCGCGATGGGACGGGACCGGATCGTCACGCCGGCGCTCAACGAGATCCACGACCGCTTCGGGACGCCGTACCGCGCAATCGCCATCACCGGCGGCCTCATCCTGCTGTTCATCGTCGTCGGGAACCTCCAGTTGCTCTCCGGAGCGGCCTCGGGCCTCCACCTCATCATCTACGGCCTGCTCAACCTCGCGCTCATCGTGATGCGCGTCGTCGCGCCCGAGGAGTACAGCCCTGACTTTACCGTCCCGCTGTTCCCGGTGTTGCCGATCCTGGGGGCAGTGCTCTCCTTTGCCCTGCTCGCGTTCGTCCCGGAGGAGGCGCTGTTGCTCACCTTCGGTATCGCCGGCGCCGCGATCCTCTGGTACGTCGGCTACGCCCGGACCCGCACCGAGAAACAGGGGATCCTCTCGGAACACATCCTCTCGCGCTCGGAGGACCTGCCCGACGCCGCGGTCAACGCCGCGGCGAGCGTCCAGCCCGACGGCGGTCAGTACCGCGTGATGGTGCCGCTGGCGAACCCCGAACACGAGAAGGAACTCATCACGCTGGCCAGTGCCATCGCCAAACAGCGCGGCGGGACGGTCGTGGCGACCCACATCGTCACGGTCCCCGACCAGACTGCCCTGGCCGGGGCCGCAGAGCGCGCCGACGAGATCGACGAGACCTCGGCCGGACTGCTAGAAAGCGCCCGCGAGGACGCCGAGACGTTCGGCGTCGACATCGAGACTCACACGATCATCTCGCATCGCTCTTTCGAGGAGATCTTCGACGCCGCGAAGACGCACAACGCTAGCCTGGTCGTGATGGGCTGGGGGCCCGATTCCCACGGCTCGCCCGGCCGCGCGGAGTCCGCGTTCGACGAACTGACCGAGTCGGTCCCGTGTGACTTCCTCGTGTTGCGCGACCGCGGGTTCGACCCCTCCCGGATCCTCCTGCCGACCGCCGGCGGGCCGGACTCCGACCTCTCGGCCGAGATCGCGAAGTTGCTCCAGGAGGAGTACGGCTCCGAGGTGACGCTGTTGAACGTGGCGTCCGGAACTGGAACCGAGGCCGAAGCCGAGGCCCGGGACTTCCTCGACGCCTGGGCTGCCGACCACGGGCTCTCTGATGCGACACTTCGGGTGGAGACCGGCGACGTGGAACTCGCGATCGAGTCGGCCGCCGAGGACGCCTCGCTGGTCCTGATCGGTGCCACCGAGGAGGGGCTGCTCCGGCGGCTGATGTCGGGCTCGCTCGTGCTCGACATCGTCGACGACGTGGAGTGTTCGGTCCTGCTGGCCGAGAAACACCGGAGTCGCAGCCTGCTGGAGCGGCTGTTCGGATAG
- a CDS encoding universal stress protein, with translation MADLLDRVVLPVDSEEDAESSARALADQEYGEVVVVNVIEKAGGAPDKAGVEQRELAAEEMFEAAKSVLGDIETEIYYGTDVVETIFEAAADHDATAVVVTPRGGSRFVQLITGDVALRLITENDHPVVVLPDSEPSTDEEVTDGDG, from the coding sequence ATGGCTGACCTGCTGGATCGGGTCGTCCTCCCCGTCGACAGCGAGGAGGACGCCGAGAGTTCCGCCCGTGCGCTGGCGGACCAGGAGTACGGCGAGGTCGTCGTCGTCAACGTCATCGAGAAAGCGGGGGGCGCCCCGGACAAGGCGGGCGTCGAACAGCGTGAACTCGCCGCCGAGGAGATGTTCGAGGCCGCGAAATCGGTACTCGGGGACATCGAGACGGAGATCTACTACGGGACAGATGTCGTCGAGACCATCTTCGAGGCGGCCGCGGACCACGACGCGACTGCGGTCGTCGTGACCCCGCGCGGTGGGAGCCGGTTCGTCCAGCTCATCACCGGCGACGTGGCGCTTCGCCTGATCACGGAGAACGACCACCCGGTCGTCGTCCTCCCCGACAGCGAGCCGTCGACGGACGAGGAGGTGACAGACGGCGATGGGTGA
- the trkA gene encoding Trk system potassium transporter TrkA codes for MYVIIVGAGEVGSAIAESLADSHEVAVVDIDGDRVERLMYDVDVLGVEGDGADLETLREAGIDRADMVIASTDNDETNIVTCGTAKTVADVFTISRVKSARFLRTWEHAEGALGVDYMVATNLMTAETVSRVIGLPAANDVETFAGGVVQMAQFEIIESSPVAGQTVEQADRYESLTFAAVLRDDDVVIPSGDTVIETGDDVIVIGSRDSVQSFAHDVSPELDRARDVLIVGGSDIGYHTARLLQERGLKPRLIERDHDRARALAEELSGTTVLESDATDREFLEREHVEDVDAVVAALDSDEKNLLAGLLAKRLGADRAVAVVDAGEYVDLFKAVGIDVAINPREVTAEEITRFTREHRAENVAIIQSDRAEVLEIEVEADSVLADRPIRESVGDLPNGVVIGAITRDGELVIPRGDTIIEPDDHVVVFVDAEALDEASSKL; via the coding sequence GTGTACGTGATCATCGTCGGTGCGGGGGAGGTCGGCTCCGCCATCGCCGAGAGCCTCGCGGACTCACACGAGGTGGCCGTCGTCGATATCGACGGTGACCGGGTCGAACGACTGATGTACGATGTCGATGTCCTCGGCGTCGAGGGCGACGGGGCCGACCTGGAGACGCTCCGGGAGGCCGGGATCGACCGTGCGGACATGGTCATCGCCAGCACAGACAACGACGAGACCAACATCGTCACCTGCGGGACGGCAAAGACCGTCGCCGACGTGTTCACCATCTCGCGGGTCAAGAGCGCCCGGTTCCTCCGGACCTGGGAGCACGCCGAGGGGGCGCTCGGCGTCGATTACATGGTCGCGACGAACCTCATGACTGCCGAGACGGTCAGCCGCGTCATCGGGCTCCCTGCGGCGAACGATGTCGAGACCTTCGCCGGCGGGGTCGTCCAGATGGCGCAGTTCGAGATCATCGAGAGCAGCCCGGTCGCCGGGCAGACCGTCGAGCAGGCCGACCGCTACGAGTCGCTGACCTTCGCCGCCGTCCTCCGGGACGACGATGTCGTCATCCCCAGCGGGGACACCGTCATCGAGACGGGCGACGATGTCATCGTCATCGGCAGCCGTGACAGCGTCCAGTCGTTCGCCCACGACGTGTCGCCGGAACTGGACCGCGCCCGCGACGTGCTCATCGTCGGCGGCAGCGACATCGGCTACCACACCGCTCGCCTCCTCCAGGAACGGGGCCTCAAACCCCGGCTCATCGAGCGCGACCACGACCGCGCCCGGGCACTGGCCGAGGAACTCTCCGGGACGACCGTCCTGGAGAGCGACGCGACAGACCGGGAGTTTCTCGAACGGGAACACGTCGAGGATGTCGACGCCGTCGTCGCGGCGCTGGACAGCGACGAGAAGAACCTGCTCGCCGGCCTGCTGGCCAAGCGACTGGGTGCCGACCGGGCCGTCGCCGTCGTCGACGCCGGCGAGTACGTCGACCTGTTCAAAGCCGTCGGCATCGACGTGGCGATCAACCCTCGCGAGGTCACCGCCGAGGAGATCACTCGCTTCACCCGCGAACACCGCGCCGAGAACGTCGCCATCATCCAGTCCGACCGCGCGGAGGTCCTGGAGATCGAGGTGGAGGCCGACAGCGTGCTGGCCGATCGGCCGATCCGGGAGTCGGTCGGGGACCTCCCGAACGGGGTCGTCATCGGGGCGATCACCCGCGACGGCGAACTCGTCATCCCCCGGGGTGACACGATCATCGAGCCCGACGACCACGTCGTCGTGTTCGTCGACGCGGAGGCGCTCGACGAGGCGAGTTCGAAACTGTGA
- a CDS encoding TrkH family potassium uptake protein translates to MTPLSTVAGRRDLRVDWRASVSLVGSVVKYLSVPLVLPLLVALYYGEGITTFGVSIVATVFLGVALEQVDTDPDLGAREAFLMVSLTWLAVAVVGTFPYLLAGYGTESTLAHPINALFESMSGFTTTGATVMGSIGFDRHSHALLLWRQLTQWLGGMGIVVLAVAILPELSVGGAQLMDAEAPGPGIEKLTPHIAETARVLWFAYFGFTLLEIGLLYGAHLLGAAPNMGVYNAVAHGLTTLPTGGFSPEARSIEAFSAVAQWIIVPFMVVAGTNFALLWRALRGDPLAPGRDSEFRFYTGVMAAFTAVVAGLLFAGVGAGLETVPDTVPAIPGNAERALRHATFQIVSIVTTTGYASMDFNTWSQPAKYLLLFAMFVGGSAGSTGGAVKVIRWLVILKSLRRELFTTVHPEAVAPVTLAGRALDERAIRGIYAFTLLYVVIFFVSVALLFLDAVRIGYAVSVLEVMSAVAATLGNVGPGFGAVGPMNSYIDFAPTSKVYMVLLMWAGRLEILPVFVLLTRAYWRS, encoded by the coding sequence GTGACGCCGCTCAGTACGGTCGCGGGGCGCCGTGACCTGCGCGTCGACTGGCGGGCGTCCGTCTCGCTGGTCGGGAGCGTGGTGAAGTACCTCTCGGTGCCGCTGGTGCTTCCCCTGCTCGTCGCGCTGTACTACGGCGAGGGGATCACGACCTTCGGCGTCTCCATCGTCGCGACCGTCTTCCTGGGTGTCGCGCTGGAGCAGGTCGACACAGACCCCGATCTGGGCGCCCGCGAGGCGTTCCTGATGGTGTCGCTGACCTGGCTGGCCGTCGCCGTCGTCGGCACCTTTCCCTATCTGCTCGCGGGCTACGGCACCGAGTCGACGCTCGCACACCCGATCAATGCCCTCTTCGAGTCGATGTCCGGGTTCACCACGACCGGGGCGACCGTGATGGGCTCGATCGGGTTCGACCGCCACTCCCACGCCCTGTTGCTGTGGCGCCAGCTCACCCAGTGGCTGGGCGGTATGGGGATCGTCGTCCTGGCCGTGGCGATCCTCCCGGAACTCTCCGTGGGTGGCGCCCAACTGATGGACGCCGAGGCGCCGGGGCCGGGGATCGAGAAACTGACGCCCCACATCGCCGAGACCGCTCGGGTCCTCTGGTTCGCGTACTTCGGGTTCACGCTGCTTGAGATCGGGTTGCTGTACGGCGCGCACCTGCTCGGCGCCGCGCCGAACATGGGCGTGTACAACGCGGTCGCCCACGGGCTGACGACGCTGCCGACCGGCGGCTTCTCGCCGGAAGCCCGCTCGATCGAGGCCTTCTCCGCGGTCGCGCAGTGGATCATCGTCCCGTTCATGGTCGTCGCCGGCACCAACTTCGCGCTGCTGTGGCGCGCGCTCCGGGGGGACCCGCTGGCGCCCGGGCGTGACAGCGAGTTTCGCTTCTACACCGGGGTCATGGCCGCGTTCACCGCCGTCGTCGCCGGGCTGCTGTTCGCCGGCGTCGGCGCCGGGCTGGAGACGGTTCCCGACACCGTTCCGGCGATCCCCGGCAACGCCGAACGGGCGCTCAGACACGCCACCTTCCAGATCGTCTCGATCGTGACGACGACGGGCTACGCCTCGATGGACTTCAACACCTGGAGCCAGCCGGCGAAGTACCTCCTGCTGTTCGCGATGTTCGTCGGTGGGTCGGCCGGCTCGACCGGCGGCGCGGTCAAGGTCATCCGGTGGCTGGTCATCCTCAAGTCGCTCCGCCGGGAACTGTTCACGACCGTCCATCCGGAGGCGGTGGCGCCGGTCACGCTCGCCGGGCGGGCGCTCGACGAGCGGGCGATCCGCGGGATCTACGCGTTCACGCTGCTGTACGTCGTGATATTCTTCGTCAGCGTCGCCCTCCTGTTTCTGGACGCCGTGCGGATCGGCTACGCGGTCTCCGTCCTCGAGGTCATGTCGGCCGTCGCGGCGACGCTTGGCAACGTCGGGCCCGGCTTCGGCGCGGTCGGGCCGATGAACAGCTACATCGACTTCGCCCCGACGAGCAAGGTGTACATGGTCCTGCTGATGTGGGCCGGCCGCCTGGAGATCCTCCCGGTCTTCGTCCTGCTGACGCGGGCGTACTGGCGGTCCTAA
- a CDS encoding TrkH family potassium uptake protein encodes MSTVVNWRTSVALTGTVVKFLSVALLVPLVAALVYGEDIAVFGVSIIFAVGLGVGLEQLDGDEDLQSREALLFVALAWFVVAAVAAVPYVLAGYGTESTLARPINAFFESMSGISTTGATVMGSIGTDRHSHALMLWRQLTQWLGGMGIIVLMVAILPELSVNGAQLVSEEAPGPTLEKLTPRIAETARILWQAYFAFTVLLAVLLYGLHVLGYAPEMDLYNSIAHAFSTLPTGGFSTKADSIAAFSAAVQWVIIPFMVVAGTNFALFWHLFDGDLSRPLRDREFRAYAGAIAVLTAVLTGLLFLGAAPTVSPGGTTQGVFWNALRQAAFQVGSLMNSTGYATSNFAEWTTHGQLVLVVTMFIGGSAGSTGGGIKVIRWLIVLKSLRRELFHATHPEAVQPIRLGRHVVDEAAIRGVVGFTILYFLLFGLGAVFISLDAARVGLELTALEAVGASLAAIGNIGPAFGRLGPFGSYLVLPDTTKFVMILLMWAGRLEIITVLAVFTPTFWRR; translated from the coding sequence ATGAGCACTGTCGTCAACTGGCGCACGAGCGTCGCACTGACCGGGACGGTCGTGAAGTTCCTCTCGGTCGCGCTGCTCGTCCCGCTGGTGGCCGCGCTCGTCTACGGCGAGGACATCGCCGTCTTCGGCGTCTCGATCATCTTTGCCGTGGGCCTGGGCGTCGGACTCGAACAGCTCGACGGGGACGAGGACCTCCAGTCCCGGGAGGCACTGCTGTTCGTTGCGCTTGCCTGGTTCGTGGTCGCGGCCGTCGCTGCGGTTCCGTACGTCCTCGCGGGCTACGGAACCGAGTCGACGCTCGCGCGCCCGATCAACGCCTTCTTCGAGTCGATGTCGGGCATCTCGACGACCGGGGCGACGGTCATGGGTTCGATCGGGACCGACCGCCACTCCCACGCGCTCATGCTGTGGCGCCAGCTCACCCAGTGGCTGGGCGGCATGGGGATCATCGTCCTGATGGTCGCGATCCTGCCGGAGCTGTCGGTCAACGGCGCACAGCTCGTCAGCGAGGAGGCGCCGGGGCCGACCCTGGAGAAACTCACCCCGCGGATCGCCGAGACCGCCCGCATCCTCTGGCAAGCGTACTTCGCCTTTACCGTCCTGCTTGCGGTCCTGTTGTACGGCTTGCACGTGCTGGGCTACGCTCCGGAGATGGACCTCTACAACTCCATCGCGCACGCGTTCTCGACGCTGCCGACCGGCGGCTTCTCGACGAAGGCCGACAGCATCGCGGCGTTCTCGGCGGCCGTCCAGTGGGTCATCATCCCGTTCATGGTCGTCGCGGGCACCAACTTCGCGCTGTTCTGGCACCTCTTCGACGGCGATCTGAGCCGGCCCCTGCGTGACCGGGAGTTCCGGGCCTACGCCGGCGCGATCGCGGTCCTGACCGCGGTCCTGACCGGACTGCTGTTCCTGGGAGCCGCACCGACTGTCTCGCCCGGCGGGACCACACAGGGGGTCTTCTGGAACGCGTTGCGACAGGCCGCCTTCCAGGTCGGTTCGCTGATGAACTCGACCGGGTACGCGACGAGTAACTTCGCCGAGTGGACCACCCACGGCCAGCTCGTCCTCGTGGTCACCATGTTCATCGGGGGATCTGCCGGCTCGACCGGCGGGGGAATCAAGGTGATCCGCTGGCTCATCGTCCTCAAGTCGCTCCGTCGGGAGCTGTTCCACGCGACCCATCCCGAGGCGGTCCAGCCGATCCGGCTCGGGCGCCACGTCGTCGACGAGGCGGCGATCCGCGGCGTCGTCGGCTTCACGATCCTCTATTTCCTCCTGTTCGGGCTCGGCGCGGTGTTTATCTCGCTGGACGCCGCCAGGGTGGGGCTCGAACTGACCGCGCTCGAGGCCGTCGGCGCGAGCCTGGCCGCCATCGGGAACATCGGCCCCGCGTTCGGCCGGCTCGGCCCCTTTGGCTCGTATCTCGTGTTGCCCGACACGACAAAGTTCGTTATGATCCTGCTGATGTGGGCGGGTCGGCTGGAGATCATCACCGTCCTGGCGGTGTTCACGCCGACGTTCTGGCGGCGTTAG